The Sphingopyxis sp. YR583 DNA segment ACGAGTTCGCGCATCGCGTTCCAGCGCGCGGCGAAATCCTCGCTTTGTGCTTCGGCGGCGAAAAGCGGTGCGGCGTCGGCGCGACCAAGCTGGCGGAGCAAGGCGAGCGCCATCTGACGAAAACTGCTGTCGCTACTCGAGGCGCTGACGTGGATCAGCCGGCCGCTCTCTATGTCATAGGCACGGATCGGCAAGCGCGAGGGCGGCTGGGCGGTGAGTTCGAGGAAGAGGATATCGCGGCGGGCGCCCGCCTCGCCGGCTTCGAGCGTGAAGCTTTCGCGCGCGGTGTCGAGCAATAGCGTCTCGCCGTCGGCCAATGCGCGCGGCGGCAGGCTGTGACAGCGCGCGGCATTGGTCACGGTAAATCCCCCGGCATCTTCGGCTGCGCTCACGGCCACAACATGCCGGCGAAGCTGCGCGCCGCCGCAATCGAGGACATGGATCGCCGCGCGGCCGGGGACGAAGAGCGCGGTGCGCGGCGCCGGCTCGTTCGCGGTGAATGGCCGCATCTGAAGCGTCAGGCGGATCGCGCCGCCATCGACGAGCACCAGCCCGCCAGGCCCGCCATCACCGCCGCCAACCAACCGGAGCGGTGGGCGCGCAAAGGGGTCGGCCGCGAGCAGCGCCAGCGCCGCATCGAGACGGCCGCGAAGCCAGCCTATGTCGGAAAGCCGAGGAAGAAGGCGCGCGATCACGGTATCGGCAGGCGCATCGGCGAGCGCCGCGATGGCGGCGACCATCCCGTCGGGCGCGATTTCGGCCGCTTTCCATTCGGCGTCGAGATCGGCGACCGCGCAGCGCATGGCGAGACGGCGCGCCATATCGGCGCGGGGGAAATGATCGTGGCGGGATGGCATCGTGGACATCGCAAAAGGCGCGGGAACGGATGCTGCCGGGTTGGTGGCAACGCCCATCCCCACCGCGGTTCAGTCGTAAACGATCATCGCGATCGCGACGGCAATCTCGAATACCGACGGCCCCGACGATGCGCTTTCGCCGACGAGCGATCCGAACAGTCCGACTGCTGTGTCGAGCAACGGCAGTGCCTCGATATCGATGGTTGGCAGACCCATATTCCCCCTCCTGTTATGATCCGCGGCGCGACCCGCCGCCGGGAACATGGCTAGGAAGACAGGCCGGCGCTTCACAGTTAACTTATCGTAATCGCGGCCATGTCGCTCGTCGAAGCGGGGTTGCCGGCGGTGCCGCGCCGGATAGGGTGTCGCGGTCGCAACCGGGAGATTTGTCATGCACCGCATCATCGCCGCCGCCCTCTGTGCCCTTGCGCTGGCCGCGCCCGCCGGCGCGGAAACATTGCTCGTCGGCAACAAGGGCGAAGATACGCTGAGCGTCATCGCACTGGCGTCGGGCGAGGAACTGGCGAGGTTGCCCACCGGCAAGATGCCGCACGAGATCGCGGTCTCGCCCGATGGCAAGCATGCGGCGGTCGTCGCCTATGGCAGCACGACGATCGACGTGTTCGATGTGGCGAACCGGACCAAGGTCAGGACAATCGACCTCAGCCCCAACCAGCGGCCGCACGGGCTGCTGTGGCTGTCCGACGGGCGAATGGTCGCGACGACCGAGGGCAGCGAGTCAGTCGCGGTGGTTGCGCCCGATGGCAAGCTCATGTCGATTTCGACCGGGCAAAAGGGCACGCATATGATCGTCGTCGCGCCCGATAACCGCACGGCCTATACTGCGAATATCGGGGCAGGGACGGTGAGTGTGCTCGACCTCAAGACCGGCAAGAAGCTTCGCGATATGACTATCGGCGGCAAGCCCGAGGGGTTGGCGCTGACGAAGAAGGGCCGCGAGCTTTGGGTCGGCGACCTTGATGCGCCGCGGGTATCGATCTGGGATACGAAGACCGGAAAGAAGATCGCCGAACACCCGGTCGACCCGGTTGCAATCCGCGTGCTGGCAAGCCCCGACGGCAAGCTGGTTGCGACGAGCAATATCGCAAGCGGCACGATCAGCCTGTTCGACGCCGAGACGCGCGCGCTGGTGAAAACGGTCAAAGTGTCGGGCGAGGCGGCCAAGGGGCAGGTCACCCTGTTATTCAGCGCCGATTCGAAGCGGCTCTATGCCGCCGAGACGGGGCACGACAAGGTGGCGGAAATCGACGTCGCGAGCGGCGAGGTGTTGCGCCGGATCGCGGCGGGCAAGAATGGCGACGGGCTGGCGATCGCGCCCTAAGCGGTTTCGGCCCGCAATGTGTCGCGAAAGGCCGCGAGGCGCCGTACCGCCTCGTCGAGTATCGCGCCATCCTTGGCGAAGCAGAGGCGCAGGATGTGGCGCGGGCCGTCGCCTTCGAAAAGTGCCGATACGGGGATCGAGGCGACCCCTGCCTCGCGCACCGCGCGTTCGCTGAATTCCCGGTCGGAAAGCGTAATTCCTGATGCGGCGAGGTCGATGCACAGGAACCAGGTCGCGGCGTTCGGCAGGACCGCAAAGCCAGCGGCGTCCAGCGCATCGCGCAGATGCGCACGCGACGCGGCCCAGCGCCCGCGCTGCTCAGCGAACCACGCATCGGGCCGACCCAAACCCTCAGCCACCGCCCATTGCAATGCGGGCGGCGTCGTGAAGGTCAGGAACTGGTGCGCGCGGCCAAGCGCGGTGGCCATCGCGGGCGCGGCGCATAGCCAGCCGGTCTTCCACCCGGTGAGGCCGAAGATCTTGCCCGCCGAGCCGATCTTTACCGCGCGTTCGGCCATGCCCGGGAAGGACATCAGCGAACGATGCGGCACGCCGTCGAACCGGACATCCTCCCAGACCTCGTCACAGATCGCGATGAGGTCGTGGCGCACGCAGATGTCGGCCAGTATCGCCATCTCTGCTTCGCTGGCGACTGTCCCGGCCGGATTGAGCGGGTCGTTGAGCATGAGCACACGCGTGCACGGCGTGATCGCCGCCGCGAGCTGCTCGCGATCATAGCGCCAGTTGGGCGGCGCGAGCGCGACCGACACCGGAATACCGCCAGCGCGGCGCACCATCGGCGCATAGCTGTCATAGGCGGGCTGGAACAGAATCACCTCGTCCCCTGACGCGACGAAGGCAAGGATCGCGGCGGCAAGCGCCTCGGTCGCGCCCGAAGTCACGATCACCTGCTCACGCGACAGCGCGAGGCCCTGCCGCCGGGCATAGAAGCCGCAGATCGCGTCGCGCAGTTCGGGAAGCCCGAAGGCCGGGGGATATTGGTTCGACCTTTCGGCGAGCGCGCGCGCTGCAGCCGCGATCATGTCGGGATGCGGCGGTTCATCGGGAAAGCCCTGCCCGAGATTGATCGCGTCATGTGCCCGCGCGAGCCCCGACATATGCTCGAAAATCGTCGGCTCCATCGCGGCATAGAGCGGGTGGACTGGGCTCATGACCGCGAAATCCAGAGCGACAGGCCGGATGGCGGGTCGGCGGGCGGTGCATCGGCGATGTGGCGTACCGCGTCGGCGCGGGCGCGGTCGAGGATGGCTGCGGGAAGGTCCGCGGGGTGAAAGATATGATCGGCCTCGCCCAGCAAACGTGCGGCGCGCAAGGTCAGCTCGTCGGGATCGGCGCTCGTCAGCGCGATGGTTTCCAGGCGCGAGCGGTGGATCTGCGCTTCGCTCGCCAGCCAGCTTTCGACCTTGTCGGCCGCATCAGCACCAATGGGGTCGAGAGCACCACCGCTTGCCAGTGCGGCATCGATCGCGCGGCGGCGGTCGGCCACGACGGGCCAGCGCGCTTTCATGGAGTCCCGCGCGGCATAGAGCGCAGAAGCGAGCGCGCCGAGACGAGCGGGGAGCAAAGCTTCGATCCGCTGGCGGACGGCCTTTGCGAGGCCGGCCGAGGCCCCGCCCGTACCGATCGCGATCGTCACCGGCGCGCGGTCGACAATCGCGGGGGTAGTGAAATCGCAGAGACCAGGGCGATCGACGACGTTGACGAGCAGACCTCGTGCGCGGAGCGTCGCCGCGACAGCGCGCGCCTCGCCATCATCGTCGAGTGCGACAAAGGCGATGGTTGCGCCCTCCTCCCACTTCGGCACGATCCGCCCGCCCGCGCGTGCTATCAGCCGCGCCTTGGCATCGGCGGCTTCCCCCTCCCCGACCAGCACGACCGTGCGGCCGCGAAGGTTTAGGAATACGGGAAGCTGCTCCACCTCAGTCGATCCAGTCGGGCACGCGCTCGGCGGCCATGATCGTGCCCGCCGTGATGCGATCGGCGACGACGGCATAGCGGTAACCGTCGACGAGCACTTCGGGAACGAGGCTGCGGCTGTTATAGGTCGACGCCATCGTCGCGCCATAAGCACCGGCGGTGCGGAACACGGCGAGATCGCCCGGTGCAACTTCGTCGGTGATCCGGTCGCGTGCGAAGGTGTCGCCGGTTTCGCACACCGGGCCGACGATCGACGCGGTCATCGTCTCGCCGGTCGGCTTGACCGCAACGAAATCGTGATAGGCGTCGTAGAGTGCGGGGCGCGCAAGGTCGTTCATCGCCGCATCGACGATCACGAACGGATTGGTCACACCCGGCTTGACCCAGAGAACCTCGGTCAGCAGCACGCCGGTGTTGCCGGCAATCACGCGTCCGGGTTCGAACATCAATGTGACGTCCCAATCCTTGGTCACGCGCGCGACCATCGCGCCATATTCGGCCGGGCTCGGCGGGTTATCGTCGGCCTTGTACGGCACACCAAGGCCGCCGCCGAGGTCGACATGGGTGATGCTGTGTCCCGCCGCGCGCAGTTCGGCAACAAGCTGGCCGACACGTTCGAACGCCGCTTCGAGCGGGTCGAGGCTGGTGAGCTGGCTGCCGATATGCACCGCGATGCCGCGCATATTGAGCCCCGGCAGCGCCGAAAGGCGGCCGAAGATTTCGGGTGCGACGTCGATGCCGACGCCGAACTTGTTCTCGGCCTTGCCGGTCGAAATCTTGGCATGCGTGCCTGCATCGACGTCGGGATTGACGCGGAGAACGGCGGGCGCGGTCATTTCCTTCGCGAGCGCGATTTCGGCGAGCGCGATGCCCTCGGGCTCATGCTCGATATTGAACTGGCCGATGCCGCGGTCGAGTCCCTGCGCAAGTTCGGCGCGGGTCTTGCCGACACCCGAAAAGACGATGTCCTCGGCCGCCATGCCTGCTGCCAGCGCGCGTTCGAGCTCGCCGCCCGATACGACGTCGGCGCCATAGCCCTGCCGCGCAAGCACGCGCAGCACGCCGAGGTTGGGGTTGCACTTGATCGCGAAGGCGAGATGCTTCTTCGGCACATCCTTCAGCCCGTCACGGAACGCCTGTGCGTGACGTTCGAGCGTCGCGCGCGAATAGACATAGACGGGGGTACCGATTTCTTCGGCGATGCGCGGCAGCGGAATATCCTCGGCGTGCATCACGCCGTCCCGAATTTCAAAATGATTCATTGGTAAAGTCCTGAAGCTCAGCCCGGAGGCGGCAAGTCAAAATCGTCGGTTTCGCGTTGTTCGGACCGTTTGAGAAGTTCGTCGCTGCGCGCTGGCCGGGCCTGCGCGTCAGGCGTCGTAAGCTCCTCCGTAGGCGGGGCGCTGGTCGCGCCGACAGGAATCACCGGGGCAGGCTGGCCTGCCACGGGCTTCAGATCTTCCTTGCTACCGCACGCGCCGAGCAGCGCGGTTGCAGCGAATACAGCCATGATGAGGCGCTTGGTCGCCATCACATCGTTCCTTCGAGCGCCGCACGGGCCGCGGCCACGGCCTTCCTTACCCCGTCCGGCGCCGTGCCGCCATAGCTGGTGCGGCTCGCGACCGATGCCTCGACGGTCAGCGCGGCAAGCACCTCGGACGTGACCGCGGCATGGATCGCAGCGGCGTCGCCGGCGGGCAGCGCGGACAGCTCGACGCCCAGTTCCTCGGCGCGCTTGACGCAGGCGCCGACGACATGATGCGCCTCGCGGAACGGCAGGCCATTCTCGCGCACCAGCCAGTCGGCGAGGTCGGTCGCGGTCGAATAGCCCGATGCGGCGAGCGCGCGCATGCGGTCGGTGCGGAAGGTCAGCGTTTCGATCATACCGGTCATCGCGGCGAGCGACAGCGCGAGCGCGTCGAAGGCACCAAAGACGGTTTCCTTGTCGTCCTGCAAATCCTTCGAATAGGTGAGCGGCAGGCCCTTCACGATCACGCTGATCCGCTGGAAGGCGCCGAGCAGCAGCCCCGCGCGCCCGCGCACGAGTTCGGCGGCATCGGGATTGCGCTTTTGCGGCATGATCGAGCTGCCCGTCGACCAGGCGTCGGGCAGGCTGATGAAGCCGAAGGGCTGGCTGGCCCAGATCACGATCTCTTCGGCGAGGCGCGAGAGGTGGATCGCGGCGATCGACGCGGAGGCGCAGAATTCGAGCGCGAAATCGCGGTCCGACACGGCGTCGATACTGTTCGCCATCGGCCGGTCGAAACCGAGCGCGGCAGCGGTGGCGTGGCGATCGACCGGAAAACCCGTGCCCGCGAGCGCGGCCGCACCGAGCGGCGATTCGTTGAGGCGACGGCGCGCATCGGCGAAGCGGCTGCGGTCGCGGCCGAACATTTCGACATAGGCGAGCAGATGATGCCCGAGCGTCACCGGCTGTGCGACCTGAAGGTGCGTGAAGCCCGGCATGATGCTGCCCGCATGTTCGTCGGCACGCGTCAGCAGCGCGGTCTGGATCGCCCGCAACCCCGCGTCGATGCGCTCGCAGGCGGTGCGCGTCCACAGGCGAAAATCGGTGGCGACCTGATCGTTGCGCGAGCGTGCAGTGTGGAGTCGGCCGGCCGGTTCACCGACCAATTCCTTCAGCCGCGATTCGACCGTCATGTGAATGTCTTCGAGGCTCAGGTCGACGGGCACGCCGTTTGCGGCGAATTCGTCAGCGATCTGCGCCAGCCCGCGATCAATTTGAACCGCGTCTTCGGCCGCGATAATCCCGGCGGCGCCAAGCATGGCCGCATGCGCGCGGCTCGCCGCGATATCTTCTTCCCACAGGCGCTTGTCGACGGGAATCGACGCGTTAATCTCTTGCATGATCGCCGCGGGTCCGCCACCGAAGCGGCCGCCCCACATGCTGTTGCTGTCAGGAGAAGTCGTCATTCGCCGCGTTCCAAGCCCGTATCTTGTGATCCTCGCCGTGCTTCTGGCCGGATCGATCGCGGGCTGCGATAGGGAAAAGCAGGCGGGCGGGCAAGCCGCGCAAGGCCAAGCAAATGTTTCGGCGGGCCAAGCGAAGGGCGTCGGCCATTTTCAGCATCAGGTCGACCGGAGCAAGAAGGGTCAGGCGGCACCGGCCGCTCGCTTTCAGGGCCCCGACGATGCGCCCGTCACTCTCGCCAACTTTCGTGGGCGTCCGCTGCTCGTCAATCTGTGGGCAACGTGGTGTGCGCCCTGCGTCGCCGAGATGCCGACGCTCGATGCGCTCGCATCGAAAAGCGGCGACCGCATAACGGTGATCGCGGTCGCGCAGGACCTGCAGGGCGCGGAGGTTGTCGATCCGTGGTTCCAGAAGGCGGGGTTGAAGGCTTTGCAGCCCTATGTCGATCCGCAGAACGGCCTGCTCGACGACGCCGGTAGCGCGCTTCCGACCAGCATCTATTATGACGCCGAAGGCCGCGAGATCTGGCGCGTGGTCGGCGCCATCGATTGGCAGGGCGAAGAAGCGCAAGCGTTGCTGGCCGAGGCCACACTCTGACACAAGAAAGGGCGGGTGCCCCATGACACCCGCCCTTCCCTGCGACCCGGAGAGGGCTCCGGGGAACTCGCGAGAACTTAGCCGCCGACCGTCACGCGGCCGCTGCGATAGCCCTTCTTGCGCATTTCCTTCACATAATCCTTGTCGGCATCGACCACCTCGGTCTCCCACTCGTCCCACGCATCCCAGCGGTCTTCGCGGTCGGTGGCGTGGCGAAGATCGCTGCGCAATTCCTTCTCGGCCTCGAGAATGTCGGCCTTATAATTGTACCAATATTGGTTGACGACGCCGGCGATCGGCGACGTGCGGATGTGCGGTGCCTCAAATCCCGGCGGCATCGAACCATAAGGGACGGCCGCAACCGCGGCGGTGGCGGGGAGCGCCAGAATGACTGCAAGGGTGGTCCATTTTTTCATCGTCCATCTCCTGATTGCCCGCCCGCTCGCGGGCCGGTCAGGGGAGTCAACGAAGCGCACGGCCATTTTCTTCCCGGCTGATCGCCGAAATGGCACGGGTCGCGGCGGAATCGCCTAGCCAGGGTGCGCTTCGTCGCCAACGGCCGACCTTAACAGCCCGCGAAACACGTCCTGTGCGCTGCGTTTACCTTGCGTCACATCGAACACGTCGCGCGCGATCGGCATATCGAGACCGTAGCGTTCGGCGAGTGCAATCACGGTCGGCGCGCTCTTCACGCCTTCGGCGACCATGTTCATCCCCGCGATGATCTCGTCGATCGGCCGCCCTTTACCGAGTTCGACCCCGACATGACGGTTGCGGCTTAGCGGACTGGTACAGGTCGCGATCAGGTCGCCCATGCCGGTCAGCCCAGCAAAGGTTTCCGCGCGCCCGCCCATCGCGACGCCGAGCCGTGTAATTTCGGACAGCCCGCGCGTCATCAAGGCCGAGCGGGTGTTGTCGCCCGCCCCCAGCCCGTCGCCCATGCCGACCGCGATCGCGATGATATTCTTGAGCACCCCGCCAAGCTCGCAGCCGAGCAGATCGGTGTTGGTGTAAACGCGGAACAGCCCCGAATGAAACACCGGCTGGAGCGCGCGCACGACGATCTCGTCCTCCATCGACAAGACGCTCGCCGCTGCCTGCCCCGTCATGATCTCGCGCGCGAGATTGGGACCGGTGAGCACGCCGACGGGATGGCCGGGGAGCACTTCCTCGATCAGCTCGGTCATCCGCTGTCCCGAGGACAGTTCGAGCCCCTTGGTCAGGCTGATGACGGGCACCCAGGGACGCAAATGGCTACGCGCCTCTTCGAGCACGCTGCGGAAACTGTGCGAGGGTACGCCCATGACAAGTACGTCGGCGCCTGCAACGACCTCGGCCATGTCTGCGGTCGCGCGCAGCGCCGGCGGCAGCTTGATTCCGGGCAGATATCGGCGGTTCTCGTTATCGCTATTGATGCCGTTGACCGTTTCGGCGTCGCGCGCCCAGAGCGTGATCGGCGCGTTACGCGACACCACCGATGCGACCGTCGTTCCCCAGCTGCCCCCGCCGAGCAGCCCCACCTTCAACCGCATTCCGCTCTCCTATTTTCAGGAGAGACTGACGCGCATTTCAATGCTTGGCAAGAAAGCCCTTCATCACCGCCGCAGTCGCTTTCGGATCCTCGATCATCGGCACATGCCCGACATGTTCGAAGATATGCGACATGCTTCCCGTGATGCCGGCTTCGAGCACGGGGACACAGCTCACATCGAGCAATTGATCATGCCGTCCCCAGATGATCAGCGTTGGCACTTCCACCTCGCCGAGCCGGTCGTTGAGTGGATGATCGCGCCCTTCGGTCGCGATGATCCAGAAGATCTTGTCGAGCTGATCGCGATATTTGAGGCCGTCGGCGTAGAGCACGGGTTTCAGCCGTGACGGAATATGCGGCGGCTTGTGGACGACCATCGCGACCAGCCGGTCGGCGTCTTCCAGATTGGCCAGGATCAGCGGATTATAATCCTCGTTCGCCGCCTGTTTCTGAAGCTCGCTTTCGTTCGCGCCGTTGACGCCGGCATTGTTGAGCAGGATCAGGCTGGCGAGCGCGCCCGGATAATCGATCGCATAGCGCAGCGCGATCCAGCCGCCCATGCTGTTGCCGCCAACGTGCGGACGCTGCAGCCCGAGCGTATCGGCAAATGCCTTCAACCGCGCGGTCTGTGCTTCCAGATTATAGGCAAGGTCGGGGTTGCGCTCATTTTCGCCGAAGCCCGGCAGATCGGGCGCGATGACATGATAATCGCGCGTCAGGTACGGCGCGATCATCGACCAATTATCCTTGTCGCCCGCAAAACCGTGGACAAGCAGCAACAACGGCTTCGCCGGATCGCCGCCCTCGAGATAGGGCCAGCTACGGCCGTCGACGACGACGCTCTTCTGCACCATTCCGCCGCGCCGCCGCAGCAGGGAACGACCCAGCGCGACAAGCCGGCCCGGAAACACGAAATACATCAGCGCCAGCGCGATCAGCGGCGCGAAGAGCAGGACCAGCAAAATTCTCATGCGGCGTCCGTCCCTTTTACATGCGCGTCAAACCAGCCGATCAGGTCGTCGAGCACGGCATCGCGTTCGGGCTCGTTATAGATTTCGTGGAACAGGCCGGGATAGATTTCGAGGCGCTTGTCGGCCGAGCCGACATTGTCGAACAGGTAACGCGACCCGGCGGGCGCGGTCAGCCGGTCTGCCTCGCCATGCTGGATTAGGATCGGCAGGCGAATTTTCGGCGCGTCGGCCTGTGCGACCGCCATCGCGTCCATGAATTCCTTGCCCAGCCGCGCGCCGATCTTGCCGGTGTAAACGAGCGGATCGGCCTTATAGGCCTCGACAACCTGCGCGTCGCGGCTGACGCCGTTGGCGTCGAGCGACAACACGCCAAGGCGCGGGAAGAAGCGCGAGAGGAAGCGGCTGATCCAGACGGTGAAGCGCGACGGCGGCTCGGCGGGCAGGATCGCCGGCCCCGAAACCGCGGCGGCGACAAAGGCATTCTGCCTTTCGACGAGGAACAATGTCGCGATCAGCCCGCCCATGCTGTGGCCGAGGAGAAGGCGCGGTGTATCGCCATGGTTGATCTCGACGAGTGTCAGCAGTTCGGCCATGCCGTCGAGAAAGGTGGAGAAGCGCGGCACGAAACCGCCGTCGCCGTCCGATTGGCCGTGGCCCCAATGATCGACCGCATAAATGGCATAGCCGGCATCGGTCAGCCGCTTTGCGACATAGTCATAGCGGCCGGCATGTTCGGCATAGCCGTGCGCAAGCAATATGACCGCGCGCGGTCGGCCTTCGGGAAGCCAGTGGGTGACATGCAGCCTCGAACCTGCGCCCGCGGAACCGGCCGACAGGATCACAGCGCCCGCCGCCATGCTCAGCGAACCGCCTTTTGCAGCGCGGCGCTGCGGTGGCCGGGGCCGTCGTCGCCCGCCTTGTCGATCTTTGCCAATATCGCTTCGAGCGCGCGGCTGATCGCGGTCTGCGTGCGGACCATTTCGACCTTCGGCCAGGCGGTGCGCTCGCCGGTATCGATCAGCTCGTCGATATCCTCCTGCCCCAGATCGCTCAGAATCTTTGTCGGCGACCAGAATTTGGGCGGGCGGATGATGTTGATGTCGCCGGTATATTCCTGATTGATCACCGAACGCGCCATGTTGGCGAGGCTGTTGATGGGCGGGATCAGTTCGAGCGGCTTCTGGAAAATCACCATATTGGCGTTGAGCCACGCCTTGAAGGTCGCCATCGACGCATGCTGGATCGCCTCGATCGGCGCCATCTGTTTGCGCGTGTCGCTGGCGAAGGGCAGTGCGATCGGGTTCGCTTGGCTGACGATATGATGATTGACGCCGTACAGCCGTTCGAGTCGCTTGGTCGGGATATCGTGCGTCACCGACCCGTCGACCCAGCGCCGGTCGGGCTGATAGGGAACACGGTTGCCCGCATCGTCGCGTGCCATCAGCATCACGGGCGGGAAAACCCCCGGAACCGCGCACGATGCCAGAACGGCCTCGCGGATCAGCACGTTGGGCGCGGTGATCGCGTTGAGCAGACGGCCATTCTGATGCTTTTCGGCGGGCGCGACCGAGACGTTGAGGTGGCGGCCGCTGACCTCATAGGCTTCCTGAAAAGTGAGGTCGGGAATCAGGTCGTCGAGACGCGCGCGCACCTCATCGGGGGCGAGGCGCTTCTGGTCGGGGTTGCGACCGGGGTTGGCGAGGCGCCCGCTTTCGAGAAAGGCGCCGATATCGGCATTCTTGCGCGTGCAGACGACCGCGGCGACAATCGACCCGCCGCTGGCGCCCGACATGATAGCGGGCAACACGCCTTCTTCCCACAATGCCTTCACGACGCCGATATGGAAAAAGAGGAAGCTGCCTGAACCCGAGAGCAATAGCGCCGAACGGCCGTAGCAATGCTGGGCACGGCGGAAGAAATCGCGCTTCTCGTCGCGACCGATGCTGCGTGCCGCGGCGATCTTGTCGAGCGAGGCAACCACCTCGGCAACATAATCCTCGATCAGCTTTTTCGTGCCAAAGCGCGCCTTCTGATACAGCCGTTCGTGCCCCATGCCGTCGATATTGCCATGGATGCCTTCGTTCAGAACAAAGAGCAGCCCCTTGACGTCACCCGCCGCCGACAGCTTGCGCAGCTTTTCGAGCCTCGCCCGGATCGCCTTATAATCGAAATGCTTGCTCTCGTCGGCGTCTCGCCACGCCTGCATTCCCGATTTCTTGTCATGCTCGTGCGCCGCCTTGGTCCAGGCAGCATAATCGGGCGCGGTCACAAGATCGCGGTCGGCGCTGAGCGTCGGGGTAAAAAGCATTCGGTAGTCCTGCGAGAGCATCATTATTTTTTGCGAGTCTTGCCGGTTGCGTTGCCTTTGGCAACCGGTTTCACCCTGCTCTTTGTCGCAGTTTGGGCCGCCGACTTCGGTTTGGCCTTGGGTTTCGGAGCGGACTTGGCGGCCGCCTTCGGCGCTGCCGTAACGGCTTTCGCTTTTTCCGGCTTGGGCACTGCCGCCATCAGATCGGCGAAACTTTCGTCGATGCATTCGCGAAAAAAGGCGATGTCGGGCATCACCGCGCGCTCGGAGATGAGCGAAAAGGCGATCCGGCCGTTGTAACTGGGGGTCGCGACGAACAGCCCCATATTGTTCGCAAGCGGCGCCATGCCGTGCTGCTGCACAAGCTGTGCGCCGGCCAGATAGAGCGGCACCTGCGCGCCGGGCACGTTCGAGATGAAGAGGTTGGTACCGCGAACCGCAAAGCGCTCGCTGGTCACCAGCCGCGCGACCGCCGCCATCGTCGCACCCGGAATATGCTGCGACAGGCCGGTCATGATCCGCGCGCTGACGCCTGCTTTGGCTTCCTTGGCATCGACCGTATAGTCGCGAACCGCCGCGAGCCGTTCGAGCGGGTCGGCGATGTCGGTACGGATCGGGACGCTCATCGCCGACACCTGATTGCCCGGCTTCGACGCCTTGCCGCCCTTCCCGCGCAGATTGATCGGCGCGACCGCGACGAGGCTGTCCTTCGGGAGCTCCTTGTGCTTCGCGAGATATTTGCGCAGCGCGCCGCCGACAGTGGTGAGCACGACGTCGTTGACCGTCGCACCGGGCACCTTCTTGCGGATTTCGGCGACGT contains these protein-coding regions:
- a CDS encoding wax ester/triacylglycerol synthase family O-acyltransferase, with amino-acid sequence MLKQLSAQDAQFLYTQTANNLTHIMGVYIYDPSTAPGGFVRFKDIIRHVESRVDTSPLFKRRLHRLPFDMDHPYWVEDEHFDIEAHMSHARLSEPGDWRQFCIAVARWFSKPMDMNRPLWDIYIIEGLDRIPGIPKGSFAMLHRVHHAAVDGASGAHAFIAMSDIDAKGTPAIAEPPPVEDLGKAPSSAETLSRAWSASMQSPVKFMNALMKMSPAIISSARKSIAEGGMTAGVPETRFNVPVGPHKMFDATTVALTDVAEIRKKVPGATVNDVVLTTVGGALRKYLAKHKELPKDSLVAVAPINLRGKGGKASKPGNQVSAMSVPIRTDIADPLERLAAVRDYTVDAKEAKAGVSARIMTGLSQHIPGATMAAVARLVTSERFAVRGTNLFISNVPGAQVPLYLAGAQLVQQHGMAPLANNMGLFVATPSYNGRIAFSLISERAVMPDIAFFRECIDESFADLMAAVPKPEKAKAVTAAPKAAAKSAPKPKAKPKSAAQTATKSRVKPVAKGNATGKTRKK
- a CDS encoding alpha/beta hydrolase; protein product: MAAGAVILSAGSAGAGSRLHVTHWLPEGRPRAVILLAHGYAEHAGRYDYVAKRLTDAGYAIYAVDHWGHGQSDGDGGFVPRFSTFLDGMAELLTLVEINHGDTPRLLLGHSMGGLIATLFLVERQNAFVAAAVSGPAILPAEPPSRFTVWISRFLSRFFPRLGVLSLDANGVSRDAQVVEAYKADPLVYTGKIGARLGKEFMDAMAVAQADAPKIRLPILIQHGEADRLTAPAGSRYLFDNVGSADKRLEIYPGLFHEIYNEPERDAVLDDLIGWFDAHVKGTDAA
- a CDS encoding alpha/beta fold hydrolase, translated to MRILLVLLFAPLIALALMYFVFPGRLVALGRSLLRRRGGMVQKSVVVDGRSWPYLEGGDPAKPLLLLVHGFAGDKDNWSMIAPYLTRDYHVIAPDLPGFGENERNPDLAYNLEAQTARLKAFADTLGLQRPHVGGNSMGGWIALRYAIDYPGALASLILLNNAGVNGANESELQKQAANEDYNPLILANLEDADRLVAMVVHKPPHIPSRLKPVLYADGLKYRDQLDKIFWIIATEGRDHPLNDRLGEVEVPTLIIWGRHDQLLDVSCVPVLEAGITGSMSHIFEHVGHVPMIEDPKATAAVMKGFLAKH
- a CDS encoding TlpA family protein disulfide reductase; this encodes MLLLSGEVVIRRVPSPYLVILAVLLAGSIAGCDREKQAGGQAAQGQANVSAGQAKGVGHFQHQVDRSKKGQAAPAARFQGPDDAPVTLANFRGRPLLVNLWATWCAPCVAEMPTLDALASKSGDRITVIAVAQDLQGAEVVDPWFQKAGLKALQPYVDPQNGLLDDAGSALPTSIYYDAEGREIWRVVGAIDWQGEEAQALLAEATL
- a CDS encoding NAD(P)H-dependent glycerol-3-phosphate dehydrogenase — encoded protein: MRLKVGLLGGGSWGTTVASVVSRNAPITLWARDAETVNGINSDNENRRYLPGIKLPPALRATADMAEVVAGADVLVMGVPSHSFRSVLEEARSHLRPWVPVISLTKGLELSSGQRMTELIEEVLPGHPVGVLTGPNLAREIMTGQAAASVLSMEDEIVVRALQPVFHSGLFRVYTNTDLLGCELGGVLKNIIAIAVGMGDGLGAGDNTRSALMTRGLSEITRLGVAMGGRAETFAGLTGMGDLIATCTSPLSRNRHVGVELGKGRPIDEIIAGMNMVAEGVKSAPTVIALAERYGLDMPIARDVFDVTQGKRSAQDVFRGLLRSAVGDEAHPG
- a CDS encoding DUF3336 domain-containing protein; this translates as MLFTPTLSADRDLVTAPDYAAWTKAAHEHDKKSGMQAWRDADESKHFDYKAIRARLEKLRKLSAAGDVKGLLFVLNEGIHGNIDGMGHERLYQKARFGTKKLIEDYVAEVVASLDKIAAARSIGRDEKRDFFRRAQHCYGRSALLLSGSGSFLFFHIGVVKALWEEGVLPAIMSGASGGSIVAAVVCTRKNADIGAFLESGRLANPGRNPDQKRLAPDEVRARLDDLIPDLTFQEAYEVSGRHLNVSVAPAEKHQNGRLLNAITAPNVLIREAVLASCAVPGVFPPVMLMARDDAGNRVPYQPDRRWVDGSVTHDIPTKRLERLYGVNHHIVSQANPIALPFASDTRKQMAPIEAIQHASMATFKAWLNANMVIFQKPLELIPPINSLANMARSVINQEYTGDINIIRPPKFWSPTKILSDLGQEDIDELIDTGERTAWPKVEMVRTQTAISRALEAILAKIDKAGDDGPGHRSAALQKAVR